The genomic interval AAGGAAAAAGTTGAAGAATTATTGCAGATTACCGGACTGGGTTATGTGAGAAATCAAAAAGCAAAATTGTTGTCTGGCGGAGAAAAGCAGCGGACTGCTATTGCCAAATCACTGGCCGAAGAACCGGATGTGCTGTTACTGGATGAACCTTTTGCGCATTTGGATAATCATAACCGCAGAGTATTAGCAGATGCCATTGAAAATTTGCGGCAGCAGCAGAAAATGAGCTGTATTTTCGTTACACACGAAGCCTCCGATGCATTGGCCTGGTCGGACAGAGTTGCAGTGCTTCAATTTGGAAAAATTATCCAGATTGGAACACCTCAGGAAATTTACAATCAGCCTGTTAATAGTTATGTGGCCGAACTTACAGGAGATATAAACTGGCTTGCAGGAAATGTTCAGAACAAAAAAGCATTTATACGTCCTGAGAAAATTAAAATAACCAAAAATCCTGAAAAAAGTAAATGGTATGGAACGGTAGATGCAATCCGTTTTCATGGAAACCACTGGGAAATCAGATGTACCAATGAAGATGGTTTACTTTCGTTTTACAGAAACAGGAAAGACCTGGAAGTAGGTGATATGGTGCATTTAACGTATGCAGCAAAAGATCTGATGCATGTTTAATGTAATATTTACAAGCTGAACCAGAAAGATATTTTAACAGCGAAAGGAGTTACCTGAGGGTTTTTGAGATAGGTAAGCCTGTGTATAAAATCAATTCTGCCGAACCTGAATATATTATCAATGCCGTAACCAAGTTCAACATAAGGAACGCGGTTCAGGCGGTTAAAAGTTTGTAATTCATTTCCTGCATCGTCTACCGAGGAAGTCAGTGCCAGGTTTTCATTACTTACATCTCCATAAAATATTTTTCCTGTTGCCAGCATACGCCATTTCAATTTCCTGATCGCCGGAATACGGTTAAACAGTAATCCCTCAAAATTATGTTCCATGCGTAACTGAATATAGCGGTCGCTGATAAATTCGAAATAATTCATCAGGTTAAAAGCATTGTCAACATAAAACAAGGATTCATTTCCCAGTGGCGTATACAGCAGCGGGTAAGGAACAGTAGAAGGTATATAACCCAGAGTAAGATTGTAGTAAGTTCTTCCAAGAATTCCGGAACGAAAACTGTGCTTGACGTTGAGGGAAAATTTCTGGTAATTGAAATCACCGGCAAGGAAATTTTTGATACCTGCCGTATATCTGAAAGTAACAGCAGGTGAATTCCCGTTTCCCATACTAATCCTTTCATTGTCATTCTGCAAGGAAAGTTTCTTTTCTTGCCAAACGCAGTTCAAAATTGAGTTCTGTAATGTCAAACGAACTTTTCAGAGGCGATTCTGCACCTTCATCAGGAGTAGTGCGATAAGCAAACGGGAACAAAGGGATGAAATTTCTGTGTCGTAACTGAACGCTTCCGGTTAATCCTTTTACCATTTCACGTTTAAAATAAGCCGAAATATCTTCCTGCCAGTAGGGCCTGCGAAAAGCACCAAATCTTGAAAAAGCGCCAAAAAGTGTATTTGGGCCAATTGTTTCAGCGGAAACGCCCAGCCTTTCCAGATCTTTTGAATAGGAAATACCAGCCATGGTCCATGGTTTTCTGGAAACGATATAATCCATTCCTGCACCGTATTTGAACTCATGGTCACGCGTCCCGTAAGCGCCGTAGCCATTAAAGATCCACTTTCGGCTAAATCCCGGATCTGTCCTGAATCCTAATCTGAAACGATGGCCCTCAACAGCATTGTTGGCATATAAAAATAAATAAGGGCCAATATCAATGTTCCATTTATCCAGTTTTTTGTACCCGTTTACAAAAATATTCAGAATCTCTGTGTACGTTTTGATGACGGGCAAAACCTTTAAAGAATCAACAAGCTGAAAACTTAAAATTTCAGAAGGAGTAAGGGACTCTGGCCTGCTTTTGGCCCAAAAAACAGAATCATGCTGCATGTAATCTTCCATGAGCTCGATACCTGTATCATAAAACTTGTTATCAAGCGGAGAATTGATCTTGTATTTTGAATTGGAAGAATAAAATTTAAGCAGCATTCCGGCTGTTTTTTTAGTGGGTTCATCCACATCTATCAAAACCCGGGTTTTGACCGGAACCCATCTTTTTTCAGTTTCAAAGTAGTCGTAAGATTGCTGGATTTTAATTTTATCTATAAAATTCAGGTTAGCTCTTTTCCCAACACTTACGTCCATTTGCGTAAGCGCAAAACTCTCCCCGTCTACCCAGAATGATCCGCTGAAAGCCAGATCCTGTTCATGCTTTGGTTCAAAATCAATCTGATAATCGTAGCGATTTCCATTAGAAGTACTGTCTGCCAGATAATATTCATAATATACTTTCCAGCTTTCGGCGATGGGAGAAACGAAGTCTTTTTCAAGAATGTTAAGCCAGTTGTTGTAAAAATTATATTGTTGAAAAGAGGAGCCTGTCAATTGGGAAACAAGGCTGCCATCGGTGAGGCCTACACCCGATACTTTGGTCTTGCGGATAATTTCCTTTTTCTTTTTCGGATCATTTCTGTAATAAACATTAGAAACAGATTCTGATATGAAAATCGGTATAACCGTTTCGCCATCTTCTCCTTTCACTTCATCGTATTTGTCTACGATATGAGTCATTTTCTGAATGGCCTTACGCTTCCTGAATTTATCCGAAAGATTATCAATATCAATCTGGATCTTGTTGTAACTCTCATATTCGTAAGCTCCCAGATTATCCTGATTATTTTGCTTTTTGTTGGCCATTATCTTACGCATGATGGCATAAGCAGGGTTTTCTCCGGCAAATATTCTTACTTCCCTCAATTGTAAAGAGCCTGGCATCAGCTGAATATCGATTGTTTGTTCAGCAAGGTTAGGTGCTATTGCTTTACTTTTTGTATCGTAACCTACATAAGTTACGAGCAAAGAGTCTGCCGGAAGAGTGTATTTTAATTGATAGAAACCATCAAAATTGGTAATTGCTCCTGAGGTTGAAGCTTTTACTGCAATATTAGCGAAGGGGATAGGATCACCGGAAGTAGCATCTGTAATCCGTCCTTTAATGATATAAGTAGTTTGGGAATAAGCTTTGGAAAAAAATCCTGCCGCAACAAAAAACAGAAAAAGTAATATTTTGTTCATATTTGATTCATGTCGTGCAAGTGTGGAATTCCATTACTTTTCTTTTTGGTTTTTCATTTTTTTCGTGATCTCATTATTTGATGTAATGTCGGCAGATGGCCGCAGAAAATGAACATCCAGCACAGCCTTTGGCCTCGCAAGATACTCGCGTATGAGCGTGCGGAATGAATAACCGTCCGGTACATCCTGTGCCGCAAACGAAATGGCATTAATTCCTTCATTACGTGCAATATACAGTGCCCTGGCATTGTGGAAGTTCTGGGAAATAATCGTGAAATTATCCTGGTTAAATACCTGCCTGCATCGCACAACCGAGTCGAAAGTGCGGAATCCTGCATAATCCAGCGTCATGACATTTTCAGGAACTCCCAGATTAAGCAATGCCTTTTTCATGTCCAGCGGCTCGTTATAATACTGTGAATCGTTATTTCCACTTAAAATAATATACTTGATCTTGCCTTCCTTAAACAAATGCGCAGTAGCTTCCATCCGGTATTTGAAAAAGAGGTTTTCCTTTCCTTTTTCTGTATTTCTGCTGGTTCCCAAAACAAGGGCTACATCATTACTTGGTAAACTTTCAATCGAAAAAAAATTGTACTGCCGCGTGTAATATACTATCCAGAAATTACACAGCAAGATGAAAACCAAGCAGATAAATACCAGGAAAATAATCGCTTTGAGCAAATTTTTCAATTCTGTAATTCGGGATAATCTTTAAGACTAACAACTGATTACCGGTTTCTGGTTCTCCAAACATTTTTGTCGTTTTGAACTATACGCCGGAACGTATACTTTTTGTTGCTGCCGGCGATGAAAAACCGGCAGCAGCAAAAAGTATTTTACATTGTTTTTCTATTCAAACAAACCTAACTGGCTTTTGCGTTTAGAGCCTTTCTTTGGTTCTTTCTTAGGTTTTAAAACCTTTTCATCTTCTTCGTTTTCGTCGGGTACGGCTTCCTCAGTTGCAGTTATATCCGGTATTTCTTCCGGAATAGCCTCCTGAATTACTTCATCCAGCGCTACAATATCTGCATCGGAAGTTCCATCCGTATCCTGGATTTCCTCAGCTTCTTCTACATTGTCCGCCACTTCTTCATTTGCTTCAGCCGGCTCAGAAATGATTTCATCAGGCAGGTCGGGTAGGGAAGGAAGCCAGCGTATTTCTTTGAATTTATCAAAAGGAAGTTTGTTTCCCATTGCTTTCCAACCACGGATTTCTACAATTTCCGCAATCAGATATTCTGTATTTACACGTTCGGTTTGAGCTGTTTTTGGTAATGAGATTTCCAGTTTTGGATATTTATCTGTACTGGCTAATAACAGCTTACTGTTTTTTGCATCACTGATAAACAGGAATTTCTTGTCTAGAGAAGAAGTTTCAATATGGAAACGTTTGATGAAATGCTGCTTCTGCCCTCCATCATAATAAACAGCAGTAATAGCGATTTTCGGATCGAATTTCTTAACAAGCAAGACCTCATTGGAAACATAGTGGTTCGTCAGGTCAAAACTGGTCAGCTCATAGGTTCCTTCTTTATATACGACCAAAATACTGTCTGACGCCTCAAAATTGCCCAGATATTCACCCCGTTCGTCCCGGTTTAATCTTCCTATAATCGGGTCAAACCATAAGTCTACACCACCTAATGTAGATCTTCCTGCCTGTTTCAGCGTAATTTTCCTGACCGAATATTTGGTCAGTACATTACCCATCGCACTGCGGTTTTTAATAAGCAGTTCAGCAAAATTGAAATCAAATTGCTTCACTTTTGCTTTGCTTTGGGCAGTAAGACTTAATGTGATAATTTCGGCTTCCCCATTTTCATTTGCGCTGAAATAGGTAATTTTCGATTTCGGGCTTCCCTGTGTAAGATCATACTCCCGGTCACGCGTTACGGCAGTTACCTGAAATCTCTTGCTGTATGAAACCCCGGTTTTGCCATCTACATAAATGAGGTTATACACCTTGCGCTCATCGTTCTTAACAAAAACTGCACAGTAAATAATATCCTTTCCGACAAACACCTTTTCCTGCGCTTTAACAACCAGGCATTTTCCATCGGTTTTGAAAACGATGATATCATCAATATCCGAGCAGTCCATCACATACTCGTCCTTTTTAAGCCCGTAACCTACAAAACCCTCAGCACGATTGACATACAGTTTCTGATTATTAGCGGCCACAATATTGGCTGAGATCTGATTGAAAGCACGTATTTCAGTTCTTCTTTCTCTTCCCTTGCCATATTTTTTCAATAAATCTCTAAAAAAAGCGATGGCAAAACGTGTGATATTAGCCAGGTTTTCCTCAGTTTCTGCCAATTCATCACTCCACTTCTTCATTTGCTCGTCGGCTTTGTAACCGTCGTATTTCGAGATCCGCTTGATCCTGATCTCTGTCAGTTCAACGATATCATCATCATTTATTTCCCTGTAAAACTGTGGTTTGAAAGGTTCCAGTCCCTTGTCAATTGTCCTGATAACGGCTTCGAAAGTTTCACATTCTTCAATATCACGGTATATACGGTTTTCAATAAATATTTTTTCAAGAGAACCATAAAGGATTTTTTCCAGCAACGCCAGCCGTTTGATTTCTAATTCACGCTGAAGAAGATGGACAGTTTGCTGGGTATTATATTTTAAAATTTCGGTAACACCAACAAAATGAGGCTTGTCTGCAATAATAATACAGGCATTAGGCGAAATGGATATTTCACAATCTGTAAATGCATAAAGTGCATCCATCGTAATATCCGGTGAAACTCCCGGAGCCAGATGCACCTGAATTTCCACATCCGCAGCGGTATTATCTACCACTTTCCTGATCTTTATTTTACCTCCGTCATTCGCTTTTACGATGGATTCAATCAGGGAAGTCGTTGTAATGCCAAATGGAATATCCCTGATCACAAGCATTTTCTTGTCTTCCTCCTCGATTCTGGCACGTACCCTTACTTTTCCACCTCGCTGGCCATCATTGTAATTGGAAACATCAACCTGGCCGCCAGTCAGGAAGTCGGGATAAATGGTTACGTCTTTGCCTTGTAAAATGCTAATGGACGCTTCTATCAGTTCGCAAAAATTATGCGGTAATATCTTGGTCGACAAACCTACCGCAATACCTTCCACACCAAGGGAAAGCGTCAGTGGGAATTTAACAGGAAGTGTTACAGGCTCCCGCTTACGGCCGTCATATGACAATTGCCATTCCGTAGTGGCATCATTGAAGACGATCTCTCTTGAAAACTTTGAAAGCCGGACCTCAATATAACGTGCAGCCGCAGCTCCGTCGCCGGTCCTGATATCACCCCAGTTACCTTGTGTATCAAAAAGCAGTTCCTTTTGTCCAAGGTTGACAATGGCATCGTAAATAGAAGCATCGCCATGCGGGTGAAACTGCATGGAGGAACCAACCACATTCGCAACTTTATTGAAGCGGCCGTCATCCATTTCGTTCAATGCATGCAGAATCCTGCGCTGAACCGGTTTTAACCCGTCTTCAATTGCAGGAACAGCGCGTTCCAGAATTACATAAGAGGCATAATCGAGAAACCAGCTTTCGTAAAGGCCCGAGATGGGTAATTTGTCGTGTAACTTGCTATCTTCTACGTCAGGCGTAGCTCCGTTTTCGTCCATAAATTGAGGAAGAACCAGGGTTTAAATATTCTGTAAATTTTATTAATGTTGTTTTCTTACCGGCTTTCGCGGAAGAACCAATGCATTTCAAAACAATGAAACAACTTGAAGAATTCCGGAAGAATTTCTGTTAAAAACACCGCTAATATACTAAATAAAGCGCTTATTTTTAGTTTTTCGGGCTGGTATCTGAGGCATTGATAACAGTCAGCAGTTCGCTGATCATCATAGCTGTTGCACCCCAGATTTTATAACCCTGAATTTCATAATGAGGAGCGTATACCTGTTCTCCCCTTATTTGTATATTGCTGGATCCGACAATATTTATGTTGGAAATTTCATCCAGTTTTATCTCAAAAATATCCTCTACTTCACGTGCATCAGGATAAAAATCCGGACGATAAGGAATGGTTGCAACTACGGGCAAAACAAAAAAGTTACTGGGTGGGATAAAAAGCTCTGTCAGGCTTCCCAGAATTTTTACGTCTGTCAGTCTGAGCCCGATTTCCTCCTGTGCTTCCCGTAAAGCTGTACGTATCAGATTTTCGTCACTCAGTTCATACCTCCCGCCGGGAAACGCTACTTGTCCGGAATGTACTCCGTCGTAAGCCGGACGGAGAATGAGAGGGAAATAAATTTCGTCCTTATGTGGATAGAATAAAATAAGAACGGCGCTTTTACGGGTCCGGTTATTGGGCTTAAAACTTAACCGGAGCGACGAAGTTGCCTGCATAATCCGGTGAGCCGACTCGCCTGGAAGCGGGTTTTTGAGATTTTGGGATATATGATTAATAAAGGACGAAAATGATCCTAGTATCATTATGAGTTTATATAGTTTGAATTGATGTCAGTACTGTATTAACAATGAGAATCAATACAGAGTTTCGAAGCTTTCCAATATAGCAATTTTTGAAAAAAAATCAAAATACATGCGCGTACAACTTTGCAAGTTGCTCAGCACAACGCTCACCGTCCATGGCAGCCGACATAATTCCTCCGGCATAACCGGCACCTTCCCCGCATGGAAATAAACCTTTAACTACCGGATGCTCGCAGGAATCTCTGTCCCTGGGTATTCTGACTGGTGAGGAAGTCCGGCTTTCAACTCCGATCAGCTGCGCATCATTGGATAAATATCCCTTCATTTTCCTGCCAAAATCTGCCAGCCCGTCACGCAGCGGATTGGAAATATTTGGTGGAAGTACTTCATACAGATCAACGGAATGTAAACCTGGCTGGTAAGAAGTTTCCTTCAATTCCGCAGATATTTTCATTTTTACAAAATCATTTGCCAGTTGTGCAGGAGCCGTTTGTGTAGTTCCTGCCAGATTACACGCTTTTTGCTCAATTTCTTTTTGAAACTGAAGTCCTGCCAATGCTCCAAATTCTTTATAAGGGGCAATATCTTCTTCTTCAACAGAAACCACAATCCCTGAATTAGCATAAGGTGAATCCCTGCGGGAAGGTGACATACCGTTCACAACAAGTTCGCCGGGAGATGTGGCAGCGGGAACAATAAACCCACCCGGACACATACAAAACGAAAATACGCCACGCTGAATACCTTTGTACCGTGTTTGCGTAACCAGGCTGTACGAAGCGGCCGGCAGATAAGGGCCACGATCCGTTTCACAATGGTATTGGATTTTGTCAATTACACGTTGCGGATGCTCGATGCGGACACCCATCGCAAATGACTTACTTTCGATCAGGATATTTTTGTCATTCAGCAATTCATAAATATCGCGTGCAGAATGGCCGGTTGCCAGAATCACACCAATGCCGGTATGTTCTTTGCTGTCATCAGTAATGACTCCTTTCAGTTCATTTTGTTCCAGTATCAGATCCGTAACCTTAGTGTCAAAATGAATTTCACCGCCTGCTTTCAGGATGCTTTCACGCATTTCTGCTACAACAACAGGCAGTTTATTGGTGCCGATATGAGGATGCGTATCGACAAGGATCTGTTCACTTGCACCGTGCCCTACAAATATTTCAAGCACTCTGCGGATATCACCTCTTTTATTTGATCTTGTATATAATTTTCCATCGGAATAAGTCCCGGCACCACCTTCGCCAAAGCAGTAATTGGATTCCGGATTAACAATATGCTCTTTGTTGATCGCTGCCAGATCACGTCTTCGGGCACGGACATCTTTGCCTCTTTCAAAAAGCACAGGTTTGATACCCAGTTCGATAAGCCGTAATGCTGCAAACATTCCTGCCGGACCGCATCCTACAACCAAAGCCTTTGGGCGCTGGCTCACATCCGGATAATTGAGATTGAAGCTGATCAGTGAAGGCGGCAGTTCATTTACATACACTTCTGCCTGCACATTCACTTTAACCTGTTTGCTCCGTGCATCGATAGATTGCCGTGTTCTGCGGATTACTGGATTTTCATCTTTATTCAGACGTAGTTTTTTGATGATAAACTGACGGAGATTCTCGTCGTCAAGCGCTACTTCAGGAAGTAGAGTTAATTGAAGTGTCTGGTGCATTTGGAAAGGGATTTATCCTTTAAGGACGCAAAGATAATAAATCCGGGTTTTGGAATGCATTTCACATTTTGAGAAGTCGGATAAAACAGGGAATTTTAGGTTTAATCCTATTATCTGATTTTATGAAATCCAATTACAAACACTTATATCTTTTATTGTTCATATACTTTTTGTCCTTTCCTGTTTTTGCACAAAGCATTAAGATACTGACCAACCATATAGGCTACGAAAATACGAATGTAAAAAGAGCTGTTGTGCTGGCTGAAAGTAAATTATCTATTCCGGTATTTCAAATAATAGATATTGCATCCGGAAAGGTGGTGTACAATGGTAAAACGCAATTCAGCGGCCCGGTTGCCAAATGGAAAAACTGGCTATTCTGGACAATTGATTTCAGTGATGTCAAAACGGAAGGAAATTATAAAGTTCAGGTAATAAACGCAGGAAAGACAATTTCTTCCTATCCTTTTGTAATTGGAAAAAATGTACTGGAATCGGCTACCTTATCCAACGTAATTTATTATTTCAAAGGACAACGAAGCTCGGGATTACTGGATAAAGCGGATCATCATTTGTTATTAAAAGGCCAGACGAAAGATACGGTTGATGTACACGGTGGCTGGTATGATGCTTCGGGAGATTATGGGAAACATTTATCACATCTTACGTTTTCAACCTATTTTAACCCACAGCAAATTTCGTTGACCGCATGGAGTTTGTTTAAAACGTATGATCAGCTTATTAAAAGAAAAGGCAATGACTTTCGTCAGTACAACCGCCGTTTGCTCGATGAGGCAATGTATGGTGCTGATTATCTGGTGCGTGTACAGGTAAAAGACGGATCATTTTACCGTTCGGTTTCAGCTCCCGGCCCGGGCAAAATGGCGAAAGACAGAGTCATTCAGGCAGAGGAGCAGAGCTATCGGATCAAGGAAAATAAAGACCAGGCATTTAGTGATACAGATAAGTCGGACAACTGGAAAAAGTACCAGGTTAGTTACCGGTCGGGTGGAGGCATGAGCATTGCTGCACTGGCAATCGCGGCCGCGCACGATTCTTCCGGAGATTTTAGCAATAAGAAATATTTATTGGCGGCTGAAAATGCATTCCGTTTTTTAGAAAAAAATAATGGAATGATGACCAATGATGGCAAAGAAAACATTGTGGACGACTACTGTGCGTTGAGTGCAGCTACTGAATTGTATAGGACAACCAAAAAGGATGAATACAAAATTGCGGCTGAAAAGCGCGCAGAAAGTTTGCTGGGCCGGCTTGTTTCATCTGAAAAATATAAAAACTTCTGGCGTGCCGATGACCATGACAGACCTTTTTTCCACCCATCAGATGCAGGATTACCGGTAGTAAGCCTGCTCAATTATTATCCTTTTGCTTCTATTGAATTGCAAGCCGGAATAAAGGAGGCAATCAAAAAGTCACTGACTTTTGAATTGGCCTTAACAAGTGAAGTGAAAAATCCTTTTGGATACAGCAGACAGTTAACACAGGATACATTGGGGATTCAAAAAACCACTTTCTTCTTTCCGCATGGAAGTGATGCATCTCCATGGTGGCAGGGTGAAAATGCAAGAATTGCTTCTATTGCAGCCGCTGCAAGATTAGCGGCTCCGTTATTTTCCTCAGATAAACCATTTCAGGATAGTCTTGAAAATTTTGCATTAAATCAGCTCAACTGGATTCTTGGATCAAATCCCTACAATACGTCGATGTTACAGGGTTCAGGATATAATAATCCGGCTTATGGATTTTTCGGAACTTTTGAATATACCAATGCACCGGGCGGAATTGTCAACGGGATTACTTCGGGGATTGACAATGAGGACGATATTGATTTCAATCTTTCATATGCCCAAACCGGTAAAGACAATGACTGGCGCTGGGCCGAACAATGGCTGCCGCACGCCGCTTGGTACTTACTGGCAGTATCTTCGGGGAGTATGAAGTAGGTTACACAGAGACTCACGGAAAGAGGAAGAGTGCCACGGAGAATATATCAAAACTCCGTGGTCCTCTTTTTTTCTCTGTGGCTCTCGGTGTAACATATCTGCCTTTGTCATTGTACTATTAACTTACCGGAGCAGGAACCAGAAATTGCATCAGCTCTGATAATATACGTGTTTTTTGCAAGAGCAATCTGTTTACTAACGGCGGCATCAGCATATCCTTCTTCATTGGTTATGCAGCTCGTTGTGTGTACGACGTGACCTAGCAGATTTACAATAGAAATATTTACCTTTTCATTTTTATCAAAGTTTTCCAATTTCAGATAAACCGTATTGCTATATGATGGATTTGGAGAAATTGTGATTTTTTTTATTCCTGCTTTCGTTTTCAAATTTATATAATCATCTTTCAAATCAGCACTTTTACGGCTTACGGCATTATTGTTCACCGCTATACCCTTAAATGTAGTACTGCCATTTGAGCCGCCCGTATAGTATAGGCTTCCGTTCAAGACAGCTGCAACTCCTGAATAACGTGTTACTGGCATTGGTGTAAGACTTGTCCAGATATTGGTAGCCGGATTATAAGCTGATACCAATGCAACACGCAGTTTGAGATGAACTGCCTCGCCTCCCAAAACTATTATTTGGTTTCCCATTACAACCACACTTGACGAAATGTGTCCCAGTCCATAATTGCCTGGTGCAGGCAAGTCCGCCAGTTTAGTCCATAAATTGGTCTTTGGATCATAAACATGCACATCTTTCTGCGTAACGAGGTGTTCATCATGCCCATATTGCCCGCCTATGTAATATATTTTTCCCTTGAACACTGTTGAGCCGGCGTGTTGCCTTGGATTAGGAAGAGGTGCCATAGCCTTCCAACCGGCTGTGATATCGTCGAGATCCAGTACATAATGGCTCGCCATGTCCTGTGTTCTTTGCAAATTTGTACCTCCAATATGATGTAATCTGCCGTTGACAAATTCCAGTTGTCCGGCTGCAAGTTTTATGGGGAGGTCAGGCAATTTGATATAAGTGTTGGAAGCCACATGATATTTCCACACCTGTTGAGTTCCGAATATCTGTCCGGTTCCGGTTGCATTGGAAGTATATCCGCCGGAAAAATATATATCGGTTCCATCCGTAGCTGTTCCGGCATGTGAAATGCCACCTAAATTGGTACCATTAGGTGTATGGGGTAAATCGGCAATGCGGGTCCAGGTATCGGCAACAGGATCGTAACCGTAGGATCTTTTAGTAGGAGTGAATGAGCTTTTCTGACTATCGAAGCCACCGAAGTTATACCATTTTCCATTGACTGTTTCACCTTGTGCTTCACTTACTTTAAAAGGTTGAAAAGCTGCCTTCGTCCAGTTTATCGTAGTAAAATCCTGGATAGGGTCAGTAGCGACTGTAATCCGCATGAGTACCGAAGCTTCATCCACAGCCAATTCGGTTGCTGCAACAACATTAAGCATATATTCTGACTGCGTGTGATGGTTTAACCGCTTGTTTACCAGAATTTGGCCGCTATTTTCATCAATGGAAAATGCGCCGTTGGTATTTCCTGATTGTATCCGGTAAGTAATTGCACCTCCATCAATTGCGGAAGCTCTGACTCTGCCTGCCAGCGAACCTGTCAATGAATTGTCATTGATATTAAAATTATAGGCGGAAGAATCAAATTGTAATATTTTGCTGACTGAAAAATTATTAAAGCTATATGTGACGGGTGTGTCAGCGTCCCGATGAGATGCTAATAATCCTGTATATGCTTTGCTGGCTGTAATTCCCATTCCGCTTAAACTGACTGATGAAAGGGGGTAATTGATCCCAACATTGATGTAAGTTTGGCCGCCGTCAGTTGAGTAAAAGCCGGAGCCTGCGTTTTTTGCCGGATCAATAATCAGTTTAAGCCCTACTGAATAAGTATGCAATCTGTTGATTGTTGCCGTGGTACGCTGGTCAACATTTGCAGAACCGATTGTTTTGTCGGAAACATCGTTTAACTCACGCCGGAGTTCAATTTTATTATTCGTGACCACCAGTTTAATGTATGTTTTATCACTTATACCAAACCAAATTCCTGCCTGCTGTCCTTTTGAACCATAAAATGGATTAATAATTTCAGTTTTAATTATCATTTTATCGCGTGAATCAACCATCACTCCCAAAGCATTAATCTGGTTATTGCTTGTCAGATAGCCAATTCCTTTATTCGACTTTAAATTTAGCTTGCCATCTGTAACCTTTAACGCCTCCGGAAGGTAGGCCGGAATAGCCGAATTAGGAGCTGTAATATCCTGTGCAAGCCTGGTGCCTGAATAATTCTGAACCATCGTAAAACCAGTGCCCAGATTATTCTGGTCTGTAATCGTATTGGCTACAGGATCATTAAAAAGAAGATTATAAGGTAAGCTGACCTGGATCTGATCGCAGGAAAGCGGACTTATAGGATAACAGCTTAGCGACCTGGCTGTCAGTGGAAATAATACATTGAATATTATCAGTACAATTAGTTTTTGAGTTCCTGAAAATAGCGATAGAAGCGGATGGTTGGTAAATCTGTTTTTCGACATAAGCTTAGCGTGTTAAAGTTTTTTCAAATTTTCTTTTCAATTTGAAATTACGCTATAAAACCTTATGCCAGAAGGCATTATTAATTTTAATTTAATTAGTTTGAGAATAAAATCTA from Dyadobacter sp. NIV53 carries:
- a CDS encoding DNA gyrase/topoisomerase IV subunit A, with the translated sequence MDENGATPDVEDSKLHDKLPISGLYESWFLDYASYVILERAVPAIEDGLKPVQRRILHALNEMDDGRFNKVANVVGSSMQFHPHGDASIYDAIVNLGQKELLFDTQGNWGDIRTGDGAAAARYIEVRLSKFSREIVFNDATTEWQLSYDGRKREPVTLPVKFPLTLSLGVEGIAVGLSTKILPHNFCELIEASISILQGKDVTIYPDFLTGGQVDVSNYNDGQRGGKVRVRARIEEEDKKMLVIRDIPFGITTTSLIESIVKANDGGKIKIRKVVDNTAADVEIQVHLAPGVSPDITMDALYAFTDCEISISPNACIIIADKPHFVGVTEILKYNTQQTVHLLQRELEIKRLALLEKILYGSLEKIFIENRIYRDIEECETFEAVIRTIDKGLEPFKPQFYREINDDDIVELTEIRIKRISKYDGYKADEQMKKWSDELAETEENLANITRFAIAFFRDLLKKYGKGRERRTEIRAFNQISANIVAANNQKLYVNRAEGFVGYGLKKDEYVMDCSDIDDIIVFKTDGKCLVVKAQEKVFVGKDIIYCAVFVKNDERKVYNLIYVDGKTGVSYSKRFQVTAVTRDREYDLTQGSPKSKITYFSANENGEAEIITLSLTAQSKAKVKQFDFNFAELLIKNRSAMGNVLTKYSVRKITLKQAGRSTLGGVDLWFDPIIGRLNRDERGEYLGNFEASDSILVVYKEGTYELTSFDLTNHYVSNEVLLVKKFDPKIAITAVYYDGGQKQHFIKRFHIETSSLDKKFLFISDAKNSKLLLASTDKYPKLEISLPKTAQTERVNTEYLIAEIVEIRGWKAMGNKLPFDKFKEIRWLPSLPDLPDEIISEPAEANEEVADNVEEAEEIQDTDGTSDADIVALDEVIQEAIPEEIPDITATEEAVPDENEEDEKVLKPKKEPKKGSKRKSQLGLFE
- a CDS encoding CoA pyrophosphatase, translating into MILGSFSSFINHISQNLKNPLPGESAHRIMQATSSLRLSFKPNNRTRKSAVLILFYPHKDEIYFPLILRPAYDGVHSGQVAFPGGRYELSDENLIRTALREAQEEIGLRLTDVKILGSLTELFIPPSNFFVLPVVATIPYRPDFYPDAREVEDIFEIKLDEISNINIVGSSNIQIRGEQVYAPHYEIQGYKIWGATAMMISELLTVINASDTSPKN
- a CDS encoding NAD(P)/FAD-dependent oxidoreductase, which gives rise to MHQTLQLTLLPEVALDDENLRQFIIKKLRLNKDENPVIRRTRQSIDARSKQVKVNVQAEVYVNELPPSLISFNLNYPDVSQRPKALVVGCGPAGMFAALRLIELGIKPVLFERGKDVRARRRDLAAINKEHIVNPESNYCFGEGGAGTYSDGKLYTRSNKRGDIRRVLEIFVGHGASEQILVDTHPHIGTNKLPVVVAEMRESILKAGGEIHFDTKVTDLILEQNELKGVITDDSKEHTGIGVILATGHSARDIYELLNDKNILIESKSFAMGVRIEHPQRVIDKIQYHCETDRGPYLPAASYSLVTQTRYKGIQRGVFSFCMCPGGFIVPAATSPGELVVNGMSPSRRDSPYANSGIVVSVEEEDIAPYKEFGALAGLQFQKEIEQKACNLAGTTQTAPAQLANDFVKMKISAELKETSYQPGLHSVDLYEVLPPNISNPLRDGLADFGRKMKGYLSNDAQLIGVESRTSSPVRIPRDRDSCEHPVVKGLFPCGEGAGYAGGIMSAAMDGERCAEQLAKLYAHVF